Proteins found in one Mucilaginibacter gracilis genomic segment:
- a CDS encoding serine hydrolase domain-containing protein, translating to MRKISIYHCLASIFAGVILLQTACAQNPHAANASILAEERLIEQSTVLLNNEQQFIPIQNLDQGKVASVHFSYAFSAMFDSLLNKYTKVQSFNGNTYTGQSSLADLTDELKMYNTIIVSLSETETNNKPLIDFINSNKKLKNVVLVVFGKGTALAPLDAVTAPIVWTERQTALSASYAAQVIFGGIAVTQKLPKGFSVKYRYGTGFLTAKTRLQYTVPEDAGINANNLLAIDDIAREAISQHATPGCVVMVAKDGKVIFNKAYGYHTYDDLIPDNITDIFDLASMTKISATTMTAMKLTGDGKMNLDSTLGYYIAKAKATNKSDIKVRELLLHEAGLIPDIATFTKIKPTDYSADSSAAFPTKVNDNYFLRKDYFKDVMYPDMLNSPVRTRGKYVYSDLSMLFMKEVEENITAVPLNIYVQQQFYTPLGMQTAGFLPLYRFKKDRIIPTENDEKDRHALLDGYVHDPTAALLGGVAGHAGLFANSNDVAILYQMVLNGGTYGGVQYLKPEIVKMFTAKYSDNSRRGLGFDRWDPNISLGYPSKLASPETYGHTGYTGTCVWVDPKSNLVYIFLSNRVNPKVSDKLSQLKIRGRIQDAIYEAIAKGN from the coding sequence ATGAGAAAAATTAGTATATACCACTGTTTAGCTTCCATTTTTGCCGGAGTTATCCTATTACAAACGGCATGCGCACAAAACCCGCACGCGGCCAATGCATCTATTTTAGCCGAAGAACGGTTAATAGAACAGTCAACCGTGCTGCTTAATAACGAGCAACAATTTATTCCTATCCAAAACCTCGATCAGGGTAAAGTGGCGAGCGTGCATTTTAGCTACGCGTTTTCGGCCATGTTTGATAGTTTGCTAAACAAGTATACCAAAGTTCAGTCCTTTAACGGTAATACATACACAGGGCAAAGCAGCCTTGCCGATCTGACTGACGAGTTAAAAATGTACAACACCATTATTGTATCATTAAGCGAAACCGAAACCAACAACAAGCCGCTGATAGATTTTATTAACAGCAACAAAAAACTAAAGAATGTTGTGTTAGTGGTATTTGGTAAGGGCACCGCCCTTGCCCCCCTGGATGCCGTTACCGCACCCATTGTTTGGACGGAAAGGCAAACCGCATTATCTGCCAGTTATGCAGCCCAGGTAATTTTTGGCGGTATCGCGGTAACGCAAAAACTACCCAAGGGCTTTTCGGTAAAATACCGGTACGGTACTGGGTTTTTAACTGCTAAAACCCGTTTGCAATATACCGTTCCGGAGGATGCGGGCATTAACGCCAACAACCTGCTGGCTATTGACGATATAGCGCGCGAAGCCATCAGTCAGCATGCCACGCCGGGTTGTGTGGTTATGGTAGCTAAAGATGGTAAGGTAATTTTTAACAAAGCCTATGGTTACCACACCTATGATGACCTGATACCCGATAATATTACCGATATTTTTGATTTGGCGTCTATGACCAAAATATCGGCAACAACCATGACGGCCATGAAGCTAACCGGCGACGGTAAAATGAACCTCGACTCAACCCTGGGTTATTATATTGCCAAGGCGAAGGCAACCAACAAAAGCGATATTAAGGTGCGCGAGCTTTTATTGCATGAAGCCGGATTGATACCGGATATTGCCACTTTTACCAAAATTAAACCTACCGATTATAGTGCCGATTCGTCTGCCGCTTTCCCAACCAAGGTAAACGACAACTATTTTTTAAGGAAAGACTATTTTAAGGATGTAATGTACCCCGATATGCTGAACTCGCCGGTACGCACCCGAGGCAAATACGTGTACAGCGACCTGAGTATGTTGTTTATGAAAGAGGTTGAAGAAAACATAACGGCGGTGCCGCTTAACATTTACGTTCAGCAACAGTTTTATACGCCGCTGGGTATGCAAACGGCGGGCTTTTTGCCTTTATACCGCTTTAAAAAAGATCGCATTATCCCAACCGAAAACGACGAAAAAGACCGCCACGCATTGCTGGACGGCTACGTACACGATCCTACCGCAGCCTTGCTTGGCGGCGTTGCAGGGCACGCAGGTTTATTTGCCAACAGTAACGATGTGGCAATTTTATATCAAATGGTACTTAACGGCGGCACTTATGGGGGCGTACAATATTTGAAACCAGAGATAGTAAAAATGTTTACCGCTAAATACTCTGATAATAGCCGCCGTGGTTTGGGTTTCGACAGGTGGGATCCAAACATTAGCCTGGGTTATCCATCAAAACTGGCCTCGCCCGAAACTTATGGGCATACAGGCTATACCGGCACCTGCGTTTGGGTTGACCCTAAAAGTAACCTGGTATATATTTTTCTTTCAAACAGGGTAAACCCCAAGGTTAGCGACAAGTTATCGCAACTAAAAATACGCGGCCGCATCCAGGATGCTATTTACGAAGCTATTGCGAAGGGTAATTAA